Proteins found in one Candidatus Nitrosocosmicus arcticus genomic segment:
- a CDS encoding CBS domain-containing protein translates to MKKVVVVELHLNLITVSKIMSNNDIGSVVIVDDLDTRKPIGIITERDIVRTIGMIQPHQLLVPIREHMSHPLITLSLNATVYDAIK, encoded by the coding sequence ATAAAAAAAGTAGTAGTTGTTGAGCTGCATCTTAATCTGATTACTGTATCAAAAATAATGTCAAATAACGATATTGGCTCAGTGGTTATTGTAGACGATTTAGATACTCGAAAACCAATCGGAATCATTACTGAGAGAGATATAGTTAGAACAATTGGAATGATACAGCCGCATCAGCTGTTAGTTCCTATAAGAGAACATATGAGTCATCCATTGATTACTCTGTCTTTAAATGCAACTGTTTATGATGCAATAAAATAA
- a CDS encoding CBS domain-containing protein, whose amino-acid sequence MYEKIIRRIIILEKEKLVGIITDKDIFRSLVNNKELLSTTLGGRLPIPEDKLKEEISHFWFDNTFIN is encoded by the coding sequence ATGTACGAAAAGATAATTAGAAGAATAATAATTCTTGAAAAAGAGAAATTGGTCGGCATTATTACAGATAAAGACATTTTTAGATCTTTGGTGAATAACAAAGAGTTGCTTTCAACTACACTCGGAGGTCGCCTTCCCATTCCTGAAGATAAATTGAAAGAAGAAATTTCACATTTTTGGTTTGACAATACCTTTATCAATTAA